A section of the Desulfomicrobium apsheronum genome encodes:
- the tpx gene encoding thiol peroxidase: MKRDNVVTMKTNPLTLLGPEITPGMDAPDFTVVDNDLGPVSLADFKGKVVVISAVPSLDTPVCDMETRRFNQEAQNLGDKVKILTVSMDLPFAQKRWCGSAGVTNVQTVSDYQTASFGQAYGVLIDGLRLLARAIFVVDANGKVAYVQVVPELTSEPDYAAVLEAVKKLI, encoded by the coding sequence ATGAAAAGAGATAACGTAGTGACAATGAAGACGAATCCCCTGACCCTGCTCGGCCCGGAGATCACTCCCGGCATGGACGCTCCCGATTTCACCGTGGTCGACAATGATCTTGGTCCGGTGTCCCTTGCCGATTTCAAGGGCAAGGTAGTGGTGATTTCCGCAGTGCCCTCGCTGGACACTCCGGTCTGCGACATGGAGACGCGTCGTTTCAATCAGGAAGCCCAAAACCTGGGTGACAAGGTCAAGATCCTGACCGTGAGCATGGACCTGCCCTTTGCCCAGAAACGCTGGTGCGGTAGCGCGGGCGTTACGAACGTGCAGACTGTTTCCGACTATCAGACCGCGTCCTTTGGCCAGGCGTACGGCGTGCTCATCGACGGCTTGCGTCTTTTGGCCCGGGCAATCTTCGTGGTCGATGCGAACGGCAAGGTGGCCTACGTGCAGGTAGTGCCTGAGCTGACCTCCGAGCCGGACTATGCGGCGGTGCTTGAAGCGGTCAAGAAGCTGATCTAA
- a CDS encoding endonuclease MutS2: protein MDSRTLQLLEYPKVLQHLSHFAVSEAGRDACLSLLPETDPLRIAERSALVREAIHFCASKDVRLAAFPDVAGVFTYLKNPLAFLDVDGLIGLWEMLKVAASLVERLGAANADRYPGLAALAAGLTLPPKTWSGLSRCLSPDGTIRDEASPELYSVRQEIRRVHQMCTRKVQDFFQNKDLQFILQDEFLTISSDRYVLALKNNFKGRLKGIVHDYSQTGETCYFEPLFLVELNNDLQEYKQEERAEEQKVLRFLSELVRMEQVAIERTFDELIRFDQLLAICHFARHTDGHVVDIAPDAPLALAQARHPLLVFGQDNVVPVDLELHEGQRVLIITGGNAGGKTVCLKTLGLLGLMAHAGLPVTAAEGSTLPLWNNFVVSMGDEQSIEQSLSTFTAQIRHFSEVWPRIDERTLVILDEFGVGTDPSQGAALAQAVVDGLLERGAWVGAATHFPALKAYGLSKDGVRAASVIFSPDTRKPLFKLGYDQVGASRALDVAREQGLPESILARAQDYLYLDAGDAEEIFERLNRLAADKEEELDKARVRTRELELKFARKLEKLDQERGRMQKELREASQEIMRQWREGRLGRKEAMKEVARLRDSVAQTPQTDETVEKLSIQAIAQGQVLLYLPWNKTGLVREIDGKKERVRLDVGGVSLWVGLSDVRISAKDKSDGGKVVLRSAPAPVTPLRLDLRGMRADEAESELSRFLDKALLAGRTEVEIIHGMGTGAMRRVVHEHLKRSRAVGDFRLGNADEGGDGVTKVALAD from the coding sequence ATGGATTCAAGAACATTGCAGCTGCTGGAATACCCAAAGGTCCTGCAGCATCTTTCGCACTTCGCGGTCAGTGAGGCGGGCAGGGATGCCTGCCTTTCGCTTTTGCCCGAAACCGATCCCTTGCGCATCGCCGAACGTTCGGCCCTGGTGCGGGAGGCCATCCATTTCTGCGCCTCCAAGGATGTGCGTCTGGCGGCTTTTCCCGACGTGGCCGGTGTCTTCACGTATCTGAAGAACCCCTTGGCCTTTCTCGACGTGGACGGATTGATCGGACTTTGGGAGATGCTTAAAGTGGCCGCGTCCCTTGTGGAGCGTCTCGGCGCCGCCAATGCGGATCGCTATCCCGGCCTGGCCGCCCTGGCCGCTGGGCTGACTTTGCCTCCAAAGACCTGGTCCGGCCTGTCACGCTGCCTCTCCCCTGACGGAACGATTCGGGACGAAGCTTCGCCCGAGCTCTATTCCGTGCGCCAGGAAATCCGCCGCGTGCACCAGATGTGCACCCGCAAGGTGCAGGATTTCTTTCAGAACAAGGACCTGCAGTTCATTCTGCAGGATGAATTTCTGACCATCTCCTCTGATCGTTATGTCCTGGCTCTCAAGAACAATTTCAAGGGCCGGCTGAAGGGCATCGTGCATGACTATTCCCAGACAGGGGAGACCTGTTATTTCGAGCCGCTTTTTTTGGTCGAACTCAACAACGACCTGCAGGAATACAAGCAGGAGGAGCGCGCCGAAGAGCAGAAGGTCCTGCGGTTTTTAAGTGAGCTTGTCCGTATGGAACAGGTTGCCATCGAGCGCACCTTCGACGAGCTGATACGCTTTGACCAGCTGCTGGCCATTTGTCATTTTGCCCGCCACACCGATGGCCATGTCGTCGATATCGCGCCCGACGCGCCGCTGGCTCTGGCCCAGGCACGGCACCCGCTCCTGGTCTTCGGACAGGACAATGTCGTGCCCGTGGATCTTGAGTTGCACGAGGGGCAGCGCGTGCTCATCATCACCGGCGGCAACGCCGGCGGCAAGACGGTGTGCCTCAAAACCCTCGGGTTGCTTGGTCTCATGGCCCATGCCGGGCTGCCCGTCACCGCGGCCGAGGGCAGCACGCTGCCGCTGTGGAACAATTTTGTCGTGTCCATGGGCGATGAGCAGTCCATCGAGCAGAGCCTGTCCACGTTCACGGCTCAGATCCGTCATTTCAGCGAGGTCTGGCCGAGGATCGACGAGCGCACCCTGGTCATTCTGGATGAATTCGGTGTCGGCACCGATCCCAGTCAGGGCGCGGCCCTGGCTCAGGCCGTGGTTGACGGACTGCTTGAGCGCGGAGCCTGGGTCGGGGCGGCTACGCATTTTCCTGCGCTGAAGGCCTACGGACTTTCCAAGGACGGGGTCCGCGCCGCTTCGGTCATTTTTTCTCCGGACACCAGAAAGCCGCTCTTCAAGCTCGGCTACGATCAGGTTGGCGCCAGCCGTGCCCTCGATGTGGCCCGGGAGCAGGGACTGCCCGAGTCCATTTTGGCGCGGGCCCAGGATTATTTGTACCTGGATGCGGGCGACGCCGAAGAGATTTTCGAACGTCTCAATCGTTTGGCGGCGGACAAGGAAGAGGAACTTGACAAGGCCCGGGTCCGTACCCGGGAGCTTGAACTCAAGTTTGCCCGCAAGCTGGAGAAACTCGATCAGGAAAGAGGCCGCATGCAAAAGGAATTGCGCGAGGCTTCCCAGGAGATCATGCGCCAGTGGCGTGAAGGCCGTCTCGGCCGCAAGGAAGCCATGAAAGAGGTCGCCCGGCTGCGCGACAGCGTGGCTCAAACGCCACAAACTGACGAGACTGTCGAGAAACTTTCCATCCAGGCCATTGCCCAAGGGCAGGTCCTGCTTTATCTGCCCTGGAACAAAACGGGTCTGGTGCGGGAAATCGACGGCAAGAAAGAGCGTGTGCGCCTTGATGTTGGCGGTGTTTCGCTCTGGGTAGGGCTGTCTGATGTGCGGATTTCGGCCAAGGACAAATCCGATGGCGGAAAGGTCGTGCTCAGAAGCGCGCCCGCCCCGGTGACTCCCCTGCGCCTCGACCTGCGGGGAATGAGAGCCGACGAGGCCGAATCGGAGCTGTCCCGTTTTCTGGACAAGGCCCTGCTCGCCGGACGGACCGAAGTCGAGATCATACACGGGATGGGCACGGGCGCCATGCGTCGGGTGGTGCATGAGCACCTGAAACGATCCCGGGCCGTTGGCGATTTTCGTCTGGGCAATGCGGATGAGGGTGGTGACGGCGTGACCAAGGTGGCCTTGGCGGATTAA
- a CDS encoding ATP-dependent helicase yields MHIDYQNDLNPAQHEAATTLDGPILVIAGAGSGKTRTIVYRLARLVESGVSPAEILLLTFTRKASSEMLHRAEGLLGHQGLGNVRGGTFHGFAYSLLKQHAGLLGFERGATVMDRSDGEEILSQAKDRLKIGKGDRKFPKRATVLGLYSKSRNKELTLEQVLRQEAYHLGAYEDDLTRLLEEYERIKRECGLLDYDDLLFLLERLLTEHPHVREAVTSSISHIMVDEYQDTNLVQARLVRLLTKPGDTSPNVMAVGDDAQSIYAFRGANVRNILDFPKIFQGTRVIKLEQNYRSTQPILELTNAILDGFRDKFAKRLFSERTDSRLPEHVLPFSDRSQARLVTAKVTELARTYPLDQIAVLFRAGYQSYHVEVELNKIGLGFRKYGGIKFSDAAHIKDVLACLRLGQNTSDLPAWQRILGNVPGIGPKSAQKIHHAAMINDQAFIKAQRAKRPALDELLRVLDTLRTQVMRPSTAITFVLEYYQPVLREKFPDDYPRREAGLEELTQISLSYDDIPAFLGDLSLDSPDAEEDRGQAVTLSTVHSAKGLEWDAVLVIDLVEDRFPSRHAMNDNDDFEEERRLLYVACTRARDSLTLFSPETLYSRELSATTPARVSPFLQDIPSHLMSRYREQFTGGVGLQTLPTPRRAPEGTSPQGSRPGPGEDFAASAPRTSSSTQTPVQGTYCRHKIFGRGKVVQRVEPNKYKINFPGFGLKLIIEDFVELE; encoded by the coding sequence ATGCACATCGACTATCAAAACGACCTGAATCCCGCCCAGCACGAGGCCGCGACCACCCTTGACGGACCGATCCTAGTCATCGCCGGCGCCGGCTCGGGCAAGACCCGCACCATTGTCTACCGCCTGGCCCGGCTGGTCGAGTCCGGCGTGTCCCCGGCCGAAATCCTGCTCCTGACCTTCACCCGCAAGGCCTCCTCGGAGATGCTGCACCGCGCGGAAGGGCTCCTTGGCCACCAGGGGCTCGGAAACGTGCGCGGCGGCACCTTTCACGGTTTCGCCTACTCATTGCTCAAACAGCACGCCGGGCTGCTCGGCTTCGAGCGCGGGGCCACGGTCATGGACCGCTCCGACGGAGAGGAGATACTGAGCCAGGCCAAGGATCGCCTGAAAATCGGCAAGGGCGACCGCAAATTTCCCAAGCGGGCCACCGTGCTCGGACTGTACAGCAAGAGCCGCAACAAGGAACTAACCCTTGAACAGGTGCTGCGCCAGGAGGCCTACCATCTCGGCGCCTACGAGGACGACCTCACCCGCCTCCTCGAAGAGTACGAGCGCATCAAACGCGAATGCGGCCTGCTGGACTACGACGACCTGCTCTTTCTGCTGGAGCGTCTGCTGACCGAGCACCCGCACGTCCGCGAAGCGGTGACCTCGTCCATCTCCCACATCATGGTCGACGAATATCAGGACACCAACCTCGTGCAGGCGCGACTGGTACGTCTTCTGACCAAGCCCGGCGACACCAGCCCCAACGTCATGGCCGTGGGCGACGACGCGCAGTCCATCTATGCCTTTCGTGGCGCCAACGTGCGCAACATCCTGGATTTTCCCAAGATATTCCAGGGCACCCGCGTCATCAAGCTGGAGCAGAACTACCGTTCCACCCAGCCTATCCTGGAACTGACCAACGCCATCCTGGACGGCTTTCGCGACAAGTTCGCCAAGCGTCTCTTCTCCGAGCGCACCGACTCCCGCCTGCCGGAACACGTGCTGCCGTTCTCGGACCGCAGCCAGGCCCGTCTGGTCACGGCCAAGGTGACGGAACTCGCGCGCACCTATCCCCTGGACCAGATCGCCGTTCTCTTTCGGGCGGGGTATCAATCGTATCATGTGGAAGTGGAGCTGAACAAGATCGGGCTCGGGTTTCGCAAATACGGGGGGATAAAATTCTCCGATGCCGCGCACATCAAGGATGTCCTGGCCTGTCTGCGGCTCGGCCAGAACACCTCGGACCTGCCTGCCTGGCAGCGCATCCTCGGCAATGTACCCGGCATCGGCCCCAAAAGCGCGCAAAAAATCCACCACGCGGCCATGATCAACGATCAGGCCTTCATCAAGGCCCAGCGCGCCAAGCGTCCGGCCCTCGACGAGTTGCTGCGCGTGCTCGACACCCTGCGCACCCAGGTCATGCGACCGTCCACGGCCATCACCTTCGTACTCGAATACTATCAACCGGTCCTGCGCGAGAAATTTCCCGACGACTACCCACGCCGCGAAGCGGGACTCGAGGAACTAACCCAGATCTCCCTGAGTTATGACGACATCCCCGCCTTTTTGGGCGATCTCAGCCTTGACAGCCCCGACGCCGAGGAGGACCGGGGCCAGGCCGTGACCCTGTCCACTGTCCATTCGGCCAAGGGTCTGGAGTGGGACGCGGTGCTGGTCATTGATCTGGTCGAGGACCGCTTCCCCTCGCGCCACGCCATGAACGACAACGACGACTTCGAGGAGGAGCGCCGCCTTCTGTACGTGGCCTGCACCCGCGCCCGCGACAGCCTGACCCTCTTTTCCCCCGAAACCCTCTACAGCCGGGAACTTTCGGCCACCACTCCGGCCCGGGTCAGCCCCTTTCTGCAGGATATCCCCTCTCACCTCATGTCCCGGTACCGCGAACAGTTCACGGGCGGCGTGGGCCTGCAGACCCTGCCCACGCCACGCCGCGCACCGGAAGGTACGTCTCCCCAGGGCTCCCGCCCCGGTCCGGGCGAAGATTTCGCGGCCTCGGCGCCACGGACCTCATCCAGCACCCAGACCCCGGTGCAAGGCACCTACTGCCGGCACAAGATCTTCGGCCGCGGCAAGGTGGTCCAGCGCGTGGAGCCGAACAAATACAAGATCAACTTCCCCGGATTCGGACTCAAGCTCATCATCGAGGATTTCGTGGAACTGGAATAA
- a CDS encoding HU family DNA-binding protein: MTKAELVAKMAEKAGLTKANAERALTEFLKAVQETLVTEKKMTLTGFGTFVVEERQARTGRNPRTGEELKIPACKVVKFRPGKELKDAIK, encoded by the coding sequence ATGACGAAAGCTGAATTGGTTGCAAAGATGGCGGAAAAGGCTGGATTGACCAAGGCGAATGCCGAGCGCGCGCTGACCGAATTTCTGAAGGCCGTCCAGGAAACCTTGGTGACCGAAAAGAAGATGACCCTCACCGGCTTTGGAACGTTCGTGGTTGAAGAGCGTCAGGCTCGCACCGGACGTAACCCCCGCACTGGCGAAGAACTGAAGATTCCTGCTTGCAAGGTTGTCAAGTTCCGGCCCGGCAAGGAACTCAAAGACGCAATCAAGTAA
- a CDS encoding ferritin, protein MISANMEKAINDQINAEMFSAYLYLAMVAYFKDRNLNGFANWMTVQNQEETFHAMKFFNYLSERGGRVTLEAIEKPQFEWESPLAAMEAARHHEAYITSRINDLMNLAIEEKDHATANFLGWFVEEQVEEEDSVNEVVQKLRLLGTDGGGLFMMDRDMATRVFTPPVA, encoded by the coding sequence ATGATCAGTGCCAATATGGAAAAAGCGATCAATGATCAGATCAACGCGGAAATGTTTTCCGCCTATCTCTACCTGGCCATGGTGGCCTATTTCAAGGACAGGAATCTGAATGGCTTCGCCAATTGGATGACAGTTCAGAATCAGGAGGAGACCTTCCACGCCATGAAGTTCTTCAACTATCTGAGCGAACGTGGCGGCCGGGTCACCCTGGAAGCCATCGAGAAGCCCCAGTTCGAGTGGGAGAGCCCCCTGGCGGCCATGGAAGCCGCACGCCACCACGAGGCCTACATCACGAGCCGCATCAACGACCTGATGAACCTGGCCATCGAGGAAAAGGACCACGCCACGGCCAATTTTCTGGGCTGGTTCGTGGAAGAGCAGGTCGAGGAAGAGGACAGCGTGAACGAGGTCGTGCAGAAGCTGCGCCTTCTCGGAACCGACGGCGGTGGGCTGTTCATGATGGACAGGGATATGGCCACGCGAGTGTTCACTCCTCCGGTGGCTTGA
- a CDS encoding alkaline phosphatase family protein, with the protein MHAPLLVFLGLDGLPWSLAQNLCAQGLLPNLAAVAGSPGCRAIRAELPELSPVNWTSLFTASSPGEHGVFGFTRLDPQSYELQFTDFTHVHGATIFERLADKGLFAKALNMPNLAPVRPMRAMLVAGFPAQDLRTSVHPPALAGILTDHEYTIEADTVRGATDPGFLLEDLHRSLACRERALDLLWPDMAWDAFFFVLTETDRLGHFLFPALVEPYHPWRSEALRFMAAWDRLIGKFFERYHDLPGPKRLLIMADHGFTTLTQEVDLNAWLRDQGLLHLSRQPTSEWDTQAMAPSTRAFALDPGRIYLHTKGRFAHGGLSAAEADQLGQNLVRALSGLTHNGRKIIRHAHLGREIYHGSQAHLAPDLVLVPEPGFDLKGKFGRTGMFGHFGRQGMHTADDVFFYDSMGSSARTPTEVGQTILDHFDIPATTFGA; encoded by the coding sequence ATGCACGCACCCCTACTGGTTTTCCTCGGCCTGGACGGCCTGCCCTGGTCCCTGGCCCAAAATCTCTGCGCCCAGGGTCTGCTTCCCAACCTCGCCGCCGTCGCGGGCTCTCCCGGGTGCCGGGCCATTCGGGCCGAGCTGCCCGAGCTCTCGCCAGTGAACTGGACCAGCCTCTTCACCGCCTCAAGCCCCGGCGAGCACGGGGTTTTCGGGTTCACGCGCCTGGACCCTCAAAGCTACGAGCTTCAGTTCACGGACTTCACCCATGTCCACGGAGCCACGATCTTCGAGCGATTGGCGGACAAAGGTCTCTTCGCCAAGGCCCTGAACATGCCCAATCTGGCTCCCGTTCGCCCCATGCGGGCCATGCTCGTGGCCGGATTCCCCGCCCAGGACCTGCGCACGTCCGTGCATCCTCCGGCGCTGGCGGGCATCCTGACCGACCACGAATACACCATCGAGGCCGACACCGTGCGCGGCGCCACGGACCCGGGCTTTCTGCTCGAAGACCTGCACCGCAGCCTGGCCTGCCGGGAACGCGCCCTGGACCTGCTGTGGCCGGATATGGCCTGGGATGCCTTCTTCTTCGTGCTGACGGAGACCGATCGACTCGGTCATTTTCTCTTTCCCGCGCTGGTCGAGCCCTACCATCCGTGGCGCTCCGAAGCCTTGCGCTTCATGGCCGCCTGGGACCGCCTCATCGGAAAATTCTTCGAACGCTATCATGACCTGCCCGGCCCCAAGCGCCTGCTGATCATGGCCGATCACGGCTTTACGACCCTCACGCAAGAGGTGGACCTCAATGCGTGGTTGCGCGACCAAGGGCTTTTGCACCTCTCCCGCCAGCCAACCAGCGAGTGGGACACGCAGGCCATGGCCCCATCCACGCGGGCCTTTGCCCTTGACCCGGGACGCATCTACCTGCACACAAAGGGGCGTTTTGCACACGGCGGCCTCTCCGCCGCCGAGGCGGACCAGCTCGGCCAGAATCTGGTCCGCGCCCTGTCCGGCCTGACCCACAATGGCCGCAAGATCATTCGCCACGCACACCTGGGCCGGGAAATATATCATGGTTCACAGGCCCATCTCGCCCCGGATCTGGTGCTGGTCCCAGAGCCCGGGTTCGACCTGAAGGGCAAATTCGGCCGTACCGGAATGTTCGGTCATTTCGGCCGCCAGGGCATGCACACGGCCGACGACGTGTTTTTTTACGATTCCATGGGCTCCTCCGCCCGCACACCGACAGAGGTCGGCCAGACAATTCTGGACCACTTCGACATTCCCGCCACCACTTTTGGGGCCTGA
- the rsmA gene encoding 16S rRNA (adenine(1518)-N(6)/adenine(1519)-N(6))-dimethyltransferase RsmA — protein sequence MDRSSFFAPKRSLGQNFLSDPNICRRIVASLELAPGDPVLEIGPGRGALTRILAGHDGPVMALEKDSELVSWIKSEFPSVGVVHADGLDFCWEGTRRLPGLSLIGNLPYNVASPMIWEMVSRCRSFRSMLFMVQKEVALRLTASEGSRTYGALSAWVGNFVRGEYVFTVPPHVFRPQPKVDSAIVRFLPRPDPAWDDAAALSWTVKILFQQRRKQLGTILKAHWSGAVEAWCADLGVDRRIRPEELSPDALRSLARVLVPSK from the coding sequence GTGGATAGATCGTCCTTTTTCGCCCCCAAGCGTTCCCTTGGGCAGAATTTTCTGTCCGATCCCAACATCTGCAGGCGCATTGTCGCCAGCCTTGAGCTTGCGCCCGGAGACCCGGTGCTCGAGATCGGCCCGGGCAGAGGCGCCTTGACCCGCATCCTGGCCGGGCATGACGGCCCGGTCATGGCTCTTGAAAAGGACTCGGAACTGGTGAGCTGGATCAAATCGGAATTCCCCAGCGTGGGCGTGGTGCATGCCGACGGGCTGGATTTCTGCTGGGAAGGAACGCGGCGTCTGCCCGGCCTCTCCCTGATCGGCAACCTGCCCTACAACGTGGCCTCGCCCATGATCTGGGAAATGGTCAGCCGGTGCCGATCCTTTAGAAGCATGCTCTTCATGGTTCAAAAGGAGGTGGCCCTGCGGCTTACGGCCAGTGAAGGGAGCCGGACCTACGGGGCGCTCTCGGCATGGGTCGGAAATTTCGTGCGTGGCGAATATGTGTTCACGGTCCCGCCCCATGTTTTCCGTCCGCAGCCCAAGGTCGATTCGGCCATTGTGCGCTTTTTGCCACGGCCCGATCCGGCCTGGGATGACGCCGCTGCACTGTCCTGGACGGTGAAGATCCTGTTTCAGCAGCGTCGCAAGCAGTTGGGCACCATTCTCAAGGCCCACTGGTCCGGGGCGGTCGAGGCGTGGTGCGCGGATCTGGGCGTTGACAGACGAATTCGACCCGAGGAATTGAGCCCGGATGCACTGCGCTCCCTGGCCAGGGTTCTTGTCCCCTCAAAATAG
- a CDS encoding GatB/YqeY domain-containing protein, which translates to MSLSERLEKDYLTAFKAKKTDEVAVLRMLKAAVKNKQVDLRRELTDSEILDVVAKQVKQRQESIDQFRAAGRIDLAEIEEREHLILRAYLPTALSSQELEEAVAMTIQTLGASGMKDMGKVMNAIMGEHAGRVDGKELSALVRAKLSS; encoded by the coding sequence ATGAGTCTTTCTGAACGCCTTGAAAAGGACTATTTGACCGCTTTCAAGGCCAAAAAGACTGACGAGGTGGCTGTCTTGAGAATGCTCAAGGCAGCCGTCAAAAACAAGCAGGTCGATCTCCGTCGTGAATTGACCGATAGCGAGATCCTGGATGTCGTGGCCAAGCAGGTCAAGCAGCGCCAGGAATCCATTGACCAGTTCCGGGCTGCGGGCCGGATCGATCTTGCTGAAATCGAGGAGCGCGAGCACCTCATACTGCGCGCCTACCTCCCCACGGCCCTTTCTTCCCAAGAGTTGGAAGAAGCTGTGGCCATGACCATCCAAACCCTCGGTGCTTCCGGTATGAAAGACATGGGCAAGGTCATGAACGCCATCATGGGCGAACATGCCGGCCGTGTCGACGGAAAGGAACTCAGCGCGCTGGTGCGCGCCAAGCTTTCGTCGTAA
- the rpsU gene encoding 30S ribosomal protein S21, with amino-acid sequence MPGVYMGDSDTFDYSLRKFKKQVEKAGILSELKKRQHFEKPSIQKKKKEAAAKKRLLKKIRKMQVM; translated from the coding sequence TTGCCAGGTGTATACATGGGTGACAGCGATACTTTTGACTACTCCCTGCGTAAGTTCAAGAAGCAGGTAGAGAAGGCCGGTATCCTTTCCGAGTTGAAAAAGCGTCAGCATTTCGAAAAACCCAGCATCCAGAAGAAGAAGAAGGAAGCTGCGGCCAAGAAAAGACTGCTGAAGAAGATCCGTAAAATGCAGGTGATGTAA
- a CDS encoding DUF2062 domain-containing protein, whose protein sequence is MEKIWVKIARLSRYTYLRVVRIKAPAESIALGLALGVFAGALPFLSLQMAIAVALAFVLRGNVIAAALGTWWSNPFNWALIFPLLYMLGKVFVPVEVAHLSIHEFLNLPLLDLLQRSWKWLLITTLGGFIAGIPLAVVTYFITLRAVLIYHDRRAKRRLERQRRMPRRG, encoded by the coding sequence ATGGAAAAAATCTGGGTCAAGATCGCTCGCCTGAGCCGCTACACTTACCTGCGCGTCGTGCGCATCAAGGCCCCTGCCGAGTCCATCGCGCTGGGGCTGGCATTGGGCGTGTTCGCCGGCGCGTTGCCGTTCTTGTCCCTGCAGATGGCCATAGCCGTGGCCCTGGCCTTTGTCCTGCGCGGCAATGTAATCGCCGCGGCTCTTGGCACCTGGTGGAGCAATCCCTTCAACTGGGCCCTGATTTTTCCCCTGCTGTACATGCTGGGCAAGGTTTTCGTTCCTGTGGAAGTTGCGCATCTGAGCATCCACGAATTCCTGAACCTCCCGCTCCTGGATCTTTTGCAGCGCAGCTGGAAGTGGCTGCTCATCACCACCCTCGGCGGATTCATCGCCGGCATTCCGCTGGCCGTTGTCACGTACTTCATCACGCTTCGCGCCGTGCTCATCTATCATGACCGCCGTGCCAAACGCCGGCTCGAACGGCAGCGCCGGATGCCTCGCCGTGGATAG